From Frateuria aurantia DSM 6220, one genomic window encodes:
- a CDS encoding FliH/SctL family protein produces MNSGRPPTTLAEVMQHRTGTDAQRWTGPDFFESATPDRKEPAAPPPPPPGPTVAELEAIEAQARDAGYQAGLDQGRQAAAEELAEQRRQLEKVFSALARPLDSLDQQVETELAELALHIARQVVYRSIELNPEHITETVKTALASLPLASRHIKVRLQPDDAALLNAAPDAADDRGWQVIADPALQRGDVLVDAEMSHLDARVETRLSRLAETVLAGAAPTAHG; encoded by the coding sequence ATGAATAGCGGCCGCCCTCCCACCACGCTGGCCGAGGTCATGCAGCACCGTACCGGCACGGATGCGCAGCGCTGGACCGGCCCCGATTTTTTCGAGTCCGCCACCCCGGACCGGAAAGAGCCTGCTGCTCCGCCTCCGCCACCGCCCGGTCCCACCGTGGCCGAGCTGGAAGCCATCGAGGCCCAGGCCCGCGATGCCGGCTACCAGGCCGGCCTGGATCAGGGCCGGCAGGCCGCCGCCGAGGAACTGGCCGAACAACGCCGTCAGCTCGAGAAGGTTTTCTCGGCGCTGGCCCGTCCGCTGGACAGTCTGGACCAGCAGGTCGAGACTGAACTCGCCGAGCTGGCCCTGCATATTGCCCGCCAGGTGGTCTATCGCAGCATCGAGCTGAATCCGGAACACATCACTGAAACCGTGAAGACGGCGCTGGCCTCCTTGCCGCTGGCCAGCCGCCACATCAAGGTGCGCCTGCAGCCGGACGATGCCGCGCTGTTGAACGCCGCCCCGGACGCCGCGGATGACCGTGGCTGGCAGGTCATTGCCGACCCCGCCCTGCAGCGTGGCGATGTGCTGGTCGATGCCGAGATGTCGCATCTGGATGCCCGGGTGGAAACCCGGCTGAGCCGTCTCGCCGAAACCGTGCTGGCCGGAGCGGCCCCGACTGCCCATGGATGA
- a CDS encoding flagellar hook-length control protein FliK, with the protein MSRAEADTPSKQDATTTASPDASALAVLMQWSGPSGNTASPTAGTTDSADQTQVAVTASGKSSLPALGTMQDLPTSAQDSSGTGSGDTGHLASTLQTSTTIPAVDQGQIAPHTSQASQAMTADTQAATTDFAARLAASPQEDGKSASGMDASLASIQAATQVTSQGGAGTSPAAPVATTSAASTVTVQMDSPAFASQLSQHIGALVKQDLQQARIQVSPQGMGPIDIKLQVSNGVVDVNFAVQHPATVHAIQQTLPQLDSLMSAQGLQLGQAQVGQQSAGQTYGQDASDQPSNDRSPGTMAVDAGTAEASTPVMLIQRTGRSLIDHFV; encoded by the coding sequence GTGTCCCGCGCAGAAGCCGACACGCCCTCGAAACAGGACGCCACAACGACCGCCAGCCCCGATGCCAGCGCCCTTGCCGTGCTGATGCAGTGGTCCGGGCCGTCCGGGAATACTGCATCACCGACAGCTGGTACCACCGACTCCGCTGATCAGACCCAGGTGGCCGTCACTGCCAGCGGCAAGAGCAGCCTGCCCGCATTAGGCACCATGCAGGACTTGCCGACCTCCGCCCAGGACAGCAGCGGTACTGGATCTGGCGATACCGGCCATCTTGCCAGCACACTGCAAACATCGACCACCATCCCGGCCGTTGACCAGGGCCAGATCGCCCCTCATACCTCGCAGGCCTCCCAGGCCATGACCGCCGACACGCAAGCCGCCACCACGGACTTCGCGGCACGACTGGCCGCCAGCCCTCAGGAGGACGGCAAAAGCGCATCCGGCATGGATGCAAGCCTGGCTTCGATACAGGCAGCCACCCAGGTGACCAGCCAGGGTGGCGCGGGAACCTCGCCCGCCGCTCCCGTCGCCACGACCTCGGCCGCAAGCACCGTGACAGTCCAGATGGACAGTCCGGCCTTCGCTTCCCAGCTGAGCCAGCATATCGGCGCGCTGGTGAAGCAGGACCTGCAACAGGCTCGCATCCAGGTCAGCCCTCAGGGCATGGGACCGATCGACATCAAACTGCAAGTCAGCAACGGGGTGGTGGACGTGAATTTCGCGGTCCAGCATCCTGCCACGGTTCATGCCATCCAGCAGACGTTGCCGCAGCTGGACAGTCTGATGAGCGCTCAGGGCCTGCAACTGGGTCAGGCCCAGGTCGGGCAGCAGTCTGCAGGGCAGACCTACGGTCAGGATGCCTCGGACCAGCCGTCGAACGACCGCTCCCCCGGGACAATGGCGGTGGATGCCGGCACGGCGGAAGCATCGACGCCGGTCATGCTGATCCAGCGGACCGGTCGAAGCCTGATCGACCACTTCGTCTGA
- the fliO gene encoding flagellar biosynthetic protein FliO — MMALAWPPSPAVAHSVAAPALAPLSGTALGADVLRMAASLAAVVALILLLGWLTRRLQQASALRAGGPARRLRQLETLNIGLKERVVLVRVDHQDILLGSSPQGLRTLHVLPAVDPAAEPPPPAPTPAPGGFDAVLKRWMRPR; from the coding sequence ATGATGGCGCTGGCCTGGCCGCCTTCGCCTGCCGTCGCGCACTCGGTGGCGGCGCCGGCTCTCGCGCCGCTGTCAGGCACAGCCCTGGGCGCTGACGTGCTGCGGATGGCCGCCAGTCTGGCGGCCGTGGTCGCCCTGATCCTGTTGCTGGGCTGGCTGACCCGGCGCCTGCAGCAGGCCAGTGCCTTGCGCGCCGGTGGTCCCGCGCGCCGCTTGCGGCAACTGGAAACACTGAACATCGGGCTGAAAGAACGCGTGGTGCTGGTACGTGTCGATCATCAGGACATCCTGCTGGGCTCGTCCCCGCAAGGATTGCGGACCCTGCATGTGCTGCCGGCGGTGGATCCGGCCGCCGAGCCGCCGCCCCCGGCGCCGACGCCGGCCCCGGGCGGATTTGATGCCGTGTTGAAACGCTGGATGCGACCGCGATGA
- the fliQ gene encoding flagellar biosynthesis protein FliQ, giving the protein MTPESIVALGQHALFLGLLICSPILLAILLVGLLVGMFQAATQINETTLSFIPKIIVVALVMLFTGPWMLRLMMDFTQQLISSLPTLVR; this is encoded by the coding sequence ATGACGCCGGAGTCCATCGTCGCCCTCGGCCAGCATGCCCTGTTTCTGGGACTGCTGATCTGCAGCCCGATCCTGCTGGCCATTCTGCTGGTCGGCCTGCTGGTCGGCATGTTCCAGGCCGCGACCCAGATCAACGAAACCACGTTGAGCTTTATTCCGAAGATCATCGTGGTCGCGCTGGTGATGCTGTTCACAGGGCCGTGGATGCTGCGGCTGATGATGGACTTCACCCAGCAACTGATCAGCAGTCTGCCGAC
- the fliM gene encoding flagellar motor switch protein FliM, whose protein sequence is MDILSQDEIDALLDGVDKGQVDTAPPEPPPPGVAQSYDFTQQDRIVRGRLPTLEMINDRFARYFRSGMFNVLRKTSEVSVLGVKMVKFAEYVHGLAVPTNINLIKAKPLRGTALIVAEPRLIFSIIDNFFGGDGRYHARIEGRDFTPTENRVIQIVLAEAFTALTKAWEPVMKMDFEFLNSEVNPQFAQIVSPTETVVVCRFHVEVDGGGGELHLTMPYAMIEPIRVLLDAGVQSDRADQDERWIRSLRSEVLDAEVHLSGLLTEVQLTLREFMHLRPGDILPITSAEHTTVFVEDIPVFSARYGQAHGQAALNIETRFKAIADYDDGELP, encoded by the coding sequence ATGGATATCCTGTCCCAAGACGAAATTGACGCCCTGCTGGATGGCGTCGACAAAGGCCAGGTCGACACGGCCCCGCCCGAGCCGCCACCGCCCGGCGTCGCCCAGTCCTATGACTTCACCCAGCAGGATCGCATCGTGCGCGGGCGCCTGCCCACGCTGGAAATGATCAACGACCGCTTTGCCCGCTATTTCCGCTCAGGCATGTTCAACGTGCTGCGCAAGACCAGCGAGGTCTCGGTGCTGGGCGTCAAGATGGTGAAATTCGCCGAGTATGTGCACGGCCTGGCCGTGCCGACCAATATCAATCTGATCAAGGCCAAGCCCTTGCGCGGGACGGCTCTGATCGTGGCCGAACCGCGGCTGATCTTCAGCATCATCGACAATTTCTTCGGGGGTGACGGTCGTTACCATGCCCGCATCGAGGGCCGTGACTTCACGCCGACCGAGAACCGGGTGATCCAGATCGTGCTGGCCGAGGCCTTCACCGCCCTGACCAAGGCCTGGGAACCGGTGATGAAAATGGACTTCGAGTTTCTCAACTCCGAAGTCAATCCGCAGTTCGCGCAGATCGTCAGTCCGACCGAAACGGTGGTCGTCTGCCGCTTCCATGTCGAAGTCGACGGCGGCGGCGGCGAACTGCATCTGACCATGCCCTATGCCATGATCGAGCCGATCCGCGTCTTGCTGGACGCCGGCGTGCAAAGCGACCGTGCCGATCAGGATGAACGCTGGATCCGCAGTCTGCGCAGCGAGGTGCTGGATGCCGAAGTGCATCTCAGCGGCCTGCTGACCGAGGTCCAGCTGACCCTGCGCGAATTCATGCATTTGCGCCCTGGCGACATTCTGCCGATCACTTCGGCCGAACACACCACCGTCTTCGTCGAAGACATTCCGGTGTTCAGCGCCCGCTACGGCCAGGCCCATGGCCAGGCCGCCCTGAATATTGAAACCCGCTTCAAAGCAATCGCCGACTATGATGACGGCGAGCTGCCTTGA
- the fliG gene encoding flagellar motor switch protein FliG has translation MADPKRTTPSPTDGTQRAAILLLSLGEETAGEILKHLDARDVQAVGSAMATMKGLQRDQVITVLDRFASELGQHASLAVGTDEYIKRMLVSALGENRAGSLIDRILLGRNSKGLESLRWMESRAIAELIALEHPQIIALVLAHLDTAQAAEVIGYLPQRTRGDVVMRIATLDGVQPHALHELDEVMERQFSGNAKKLKSSYLGGLKSAADLLNAMETSREVELMKSIREADPALGERIEEYMFVFEDLAELDDRGMQELMREVPSARLVVALKGAAPAIRDKFFSNMSRRAADMLREDLEVKGPVRLSEVDAAQKEILVIAKRLIDEGKIALKDGGDDFVG, from the coding sequence GTGGCTGATCCCAAGCGCACAACCCCATCCCCGACTGACGGCACCCAGCGTGCCGCCATTCTGCTGCTGTCGCTGGGCGAGGAAACCGCCGGCGAAATTCTCAAGCACCTGGACGCACGCGATGTACAGGCCGTCGGCTCGGCCATGGCAACCATGAAGGGCCTGCAACGTGATCAGGTCATCACCGTACTGGATCGCTTCGCCAGCGAACTGGGTCAGCATGCTTCGCTGGCCGTGGGCACCGACGAATACATCAAGCGCATGTTGGTCAGTGCGCTCGGCGAAAACCGGGCCGGTAGCCTGATCGACCGCATCTTGCTGGGCCGCAACAGCAAGGGTCTGGAATCGCTGCGCTGGATGGAAAGCCGCGCGATCGCCGAGCTGATCGCCCTGGAACATCCGCAGATCATCGCCCTGGTGCTGGCCCATCTCGACACCGCCCAAGCGGCCGAGGTCATCGGCTACCTGCCCCAGCGCACCCGCGGCGACGTGGTGATGCGCATCGCCACCCTGGACGGCGTCCAGCCGCATGCCCTGCATGAGCTGGACGAGGTCATGGAGCGCCAGTTCTCGGGCAATGCCAAGAAACTGAAGTCGTCGTATCTGGGCGGCCTTAAGTCCGCCGCCGACCTGCTCAACGCGATGGAGACCTCGCGCGAGGTGGAACTGATGAAGTCCATCCGCGAAGCGGACCCGGCCCTGGGTGAGCGCATCGAGGAATACATGTTCGTGTTCGAGGACCTGGCCGAGCTGGATGATCGCGGCATGCAGGAATTGATGCGCGAAGTGCCCTCGGCCCGGCTCGTGGTGGCGCTGAAAGGCGCCGCACCGGCCATTCGCGACAAGTTTTTCTCCAACATGTCCCGCCGTGCGGCCGACATGTTGCGCGAGGATCTGGAGGTGAAGGGCCCGGTGCGTCTCAGCGAGGTCGATGCCGCCCAGAAGGAAATCCTGGTCATCGCCAAGCGCCTGATCGACGAAGGCAAGATCGCGCTCAAGGATGGCGGCGATGACTTCGTCGGATGA
- the fliJ gene encoding flagellar export protein FliJ has translation MSRRSERILKLVELAQRRADLAARRLGEHQQRQRQAGTVREELANFRSLYGEQRSRPGQVMTAGALWNSHQFLGRIDDALGQQQQDLERQARQAEQLRQQWLAARQRADALKLVASQLEKADTQRQLNSEQQLADEMSSLRFGRPSHD, from the coding sequence ATGAGTCGCCGCAGCGAGCGTATTCTGAAGCTGGTCGAATTGGCGCAACGCCGCGCCGATCTGGCGGCAAGGCGTCTGGGCGAACACCAGCAGCGCCAGCGGCAGGCCGGCACCGTCCGGGAGGAGCTGGCGAACTTCCGCTCGCTCTACGGCGAACAGCGCAGCCGCCCCGGACAGGTCATGACCGCAGGCGCGCTGTGGAACAGCCACCAGTTCCTGGGCCGCATCGATGACGCACTCGGCCAACAGCAACAGGATCTGGAGCGCCAGGCGCGCCAGGCGGAGCAGCTGCGACAACAATGGCTGGCTGCCCGTCAGCGCGCCGATGCCCTCAAGCTGGTCGCCAGCCAGCTTGAAAAGGCCGATACCCAGCGCCAGCTGAATTCGGAGCAGCAGCTGGCCGACGAAATGAGCTCGCTGCGCTTCGGGCGCCCATCGCATGACTGA
- the fliF gene encoding flagellar basal-body MS-ring/collar protein FliF: MADNAVAETPPKPAARFDSIRSVLATPLARQLLTLFGIAAAVAIGLWVVMWSRSPEYGLLYGGLEQRDAAAVVQSLQAAGTPYHLSPDGSSIMVPAAQLAQVKLKLASQGLPQAHPSVDQSGNDSLFGISDFAEHNRYQHQLEADLASTIASLHAVRSARVHLALPKPSAFIRDNHPASASVVLSLYSGNQLDNGQVAAIVHLVASSVPELDPRQVSVVSSDGQLLTNNDPESSAAIGDARLRLATRIENIYAQHIEDILSPLVGSGHVQAQVSVDVDLRRTEQASEAFGHDKSALRSEQVSSSNRTGADDQGGVPGALSNQPPNATPQPTMARPANGAGNPALNRANANATANTSRPSTENSNSATRNYEIDRTVSHSTDPAGQVTRVTVAVVVDEKQSVDAKGKPKVINYTPAELERMTNLVKNAIGFEANRGDSVSVVDARFDASHDTAGYDRPPFWERPGVLDLGKQALGVILVLALGFGLLRPMLRNAIKGPQSAEALAALPAGAPGTALATVDGDALDDAPREGKAELANQSRLAYEEKITAAQRMAAENPKQAAQIVKNWIEEDGG; this comes from the coding sequence ATGGCAGACAACGCCGTCGCCGAAACGCCTCCCAAACCTGCCGCCCGGTTTGACTCCATACGAAGCGTTCTCGCAACGCCGCTGGCACGCCAGCTCCTGACACTGTTCGGCATCGCCGCGGCCGTGGCCATCGGCCTGTGGGTGGTGATGTGGTCGCGCTCCCCCGAATACGGCCTGCTCTATGGCGGGCTGGAACAGCGTGATGCCGCGGCGGTGGTGCAGTCGTTGCAGGCGGCTGGCACGCCTTATCATCTGAGCCCCGATGGCAGCAGCATCATGGTGCCGGCGGCCCAGCTCGCCCAGGTCAAGCTGAAACTGGCCTCCCAGGGCCTGCCGCAGGCGCACCCCAGCGTGGATCAGAGCGGCAACGACTCCCTGTTCGGCATCAGCGATTTCGCCGAGCACAATCGCTATCAACATCAGCTGGAAGCCGATCTGGCCTCCACCATCGCCAGCCTGCATGCCGTCCGCTCGGCCCGCGTCCATCTGGCCCTGCCCAAACCCTCGGCGTTTATCCGCGACAACCATCCGGCCAGTGCGTCCGTGGTGCTGTCACTGTATTCCGGCAATCAACTGGACAATGGTCAGGTCGCCGCCATCGTGCACCTGGTCGCTTCCAGCGTACCGGAGCTCGATCCTCGCCAGGTATCGGTCGTCAGCAGCGACGGGCAGTTGCTGACCAACAACGATCCGGAAAGCAGCGCCGCGATCGGTGACGCCCGGCTGCGACTGGCGACCCGCATCGAGAATATCTATGCCCAGCACATCGAAGATATTCTCAGCCCGCTGGTCGGCTCAGGACACGTCCAGGCCCAGGTCTCGGTAGATGTCGATCTGCGTCGCACCGAGCAGGCCAGCGAAGCCTTTGGCCATGACAAGTCCGCCCTGCGCAGCGAGCAGGTCAGCAGCTCCAATCGCACCGGCGCCGATGACCAAGGCGGGGTCCCGGGTGCGCTCAGCAACCAGCCGCCGAATGCCACTCCGCAGCCGACCATGGCGCGACCGGCCAATGGTGCCGGCAACCCGGCCCTGAACCGGGCCAACGCCAATGCGACCGCCAATACCAGCCGCCCCTCTACCGAAAACAGCAACAGTGCCACCCGCAATTACGAGATCGACCGCACCGTCAGCCACAGTACGGATCCGGCCGGCCAGGTCACCCGCGTCACCGTGGCCGTGGTCGTGGATGAAAAGCAGTCGGTCGATGCCAAGGGCAAACCCAAGGTGATCAATTACACCCCGGCCGAGCTGGAGCGGATGACCAACCTGGTCAAGAACGCCATCGGCTTCGAGGCCAATCGCGGCGACAGCGTCAGCGTGGTCGATGCCCGCTTCGATGCGTCCCATGACACTGCCGGCTACGATCGTCCGCCCTTCTGGGAACGTCCCGGCGTGCTGGACCTTGGCAAGCAGGCGCTTGGCGTGATCCTGGTGCTGGCACTGGGCTTCGGCCTTTTGCGCCCCATGCTGCGCAATGCGATCAAGGGGCCGCAGTCCGCCGAAGCCCTGGCCGCCTTGCCGGCGGGAGCCCCGGGCACCGCTCTGGCCACGGTGGATGGCGACGCCCTGGACGATGCCCCGCGTGAAGGCAAGGCCGAACTGGCCAACCAGTCGCGACTGGCTTATGAAGAGAAGATTACTGCCGCCCAGCGCATGGCCGCCGAAAACCCCAAGCAGGCCGCCCAAATCGTAAAGAACTGGATTGAAGAAGACGGTGGCTGA
- the fliI gene encoding flagellar protein export ATPase FliI produces the protein MDDESFRQWNQARQARWRQSLLASRVQVDHALPPQAEGRLRRVVGLALEAEGCEAPIGARCMVDGSEGSVETEVVGFNNGRLFLMPTDTMHGVLPNARVRPFTTRAGSPVGDRLIGRVIDANGDPLDDQGPLLTTERASSRRAPINPMQRQPITAPLDVGVRSINALLSVGRGQRMGLFAGSGVGKSTLLGMMTRYTSADIVVVGLIGERGREVKEFVDYTLGTEGRERAVIVAAPADAPPLNRLRGARLATTIAEHFRDKGKHVLLLMDSLTRYAQAQREIALAIGEPPATRGYPPSVFAMLPALVERAGNGLEGQGSITAFYTVLTEGDDYRGDPVADAARAILDGHIVLSRDLAEAGHYPAIDIEASISRVMPQIVDAGQMALARRFRQIYASYQQQRDLIAVGAYQKGSDPRTDEAIALWPRLVTFLQQDTEQPVHLDEARNSLQTLLAGLG, from the coding sequence ATGGATGACGAAAGCTTCCGGCAGTGGAACCAGGCCAGACAGGCTCGCTGGCGTCAGAGCCTGCTGGCCAGCCGAGTCCAGGTCGATCACGCCTTGCCGCCTCAGGCCGAGGGCCGACTGCGACGGGTGGTCGGCCTGGCCCTGGAAGCCGAAGGCTGCGAAGCTCCCATCGGCGCGCGGTGCATGGTTGATGGCAGTGAAGGCAGCGTCGAAACCGAAGTCGTCGGCTTCAACAATGGCCGCCTGTTTCTGATGCCGACCGATACCATGCATGGGGTGCTGCCCAATGCCCGCGTCCGACCCTTCACCACGCGTGCCGGCTCGCCGGTGGGCGATCGCCTGATCGGCCGCGTCATCGATGCCAATGGCGACCCGCTGGATGACCAAGGCCCCTTGCTGACCACCGAGCGCGCCAGTTCGCGCCGGGCGCCGATCAATCCGATGCAGCGCCAGCCGATCACGGCGCCACTGGATGTGGGCGTACGTTCGATCAATGCTCTGCTTTCGGTCGGTCGCGGCCAGCGCATGGGTCTGTTCGCCGGTTCCGGTGTCGGCAAATCCACCCTGCTGGGGATGATGACCCGCTACACTTCGGCCGACATCGTCGTGGTCGGCCTGATCGGCGAGCGCGGCCGCGAGGTCAAGGAATTCGTCGACTACACCCTGGGCACCGAAGGGCGCGAACGGGCGGTGATCGTCGCCGCCCCCGCCGATGCCCCGCCCCTGAACCGCCTGCGCGGTGCCCGCCTGGCGACCACCATCGCCGAGCATTTCAGAGACAAGGGCAAGCATGTCCTGCTGCTGATGGACTCGCTGACCCGCTATGCCCAGGCCCAGCGCGAGATCGCCCTCGCCATCGGCGAACCGCCCGCCACCCGCGGTTATCCGCCTTCGGTGTTCGCGATGCTGCCCGCCCTGGTCGAGCGCGCCGGCAACGGCCTCGAAGGTCAGGGCTCGATCACCGCCTTCTATACCGTACTGACCGAAGGCGACGACTACCGCGGCGATCCGGTCGCCGATGCCGCCCGCGCCATCCTGGACGGTCATATCGTGCTGTCCCGCGATCTGGCCGAGGCCGGGCATTATCCGGCCATCGATATCGAAGCCTCGATCAGCCGCGTCATGCCGCAGATCGTCGATGCCGGACAGATGGCTCTGGCACGACGGTTCCGTCAGATTTACGCCAGTTATCAGCAGCAACGCGATCTGATCGCAGTCGGCGCCTACCAGAAAGGCAGTGACCCGCGCACCGACGAGGCCATCGCCTTGTGGCCGCGACTGGTCACCTTTCTGCAGCAGGACACCGAGCAGCCGGTGCATCTCGACGAGGCCAGAAACAGCCTGCAAACCCTGCTGGCCGGTCTGGGATGA
- the fliP gene encoding flagellar type III secretion system pore protein FliP (The bacterial flagellar biogenesis protein FliP forms a type III secretion system (T3SS)-type pore required for flagellar assembly.) has translation MKTWLISLALLLCLLLPGSDVWAQNLPPFPQMPLGSGLPAVTVQTGPHGEQTWTLSMQLLALMTVLTLLPALILMMTSFTRIIIVLSFLRQALGTNQTPSNQILLGLALFLTLFIMTPVLDQSYTQGFKPYMAGTLSAEQAMPLALAPFKHFMVEQTRDPDLQLFSKLAHQGPYAANADIPLRVLVPSFVTSELKTAFEMSFLLYIPFLIIDLIVASVLMSMGMMMLSPTLISLPFKILLFVLVDGWSLLLGTLAGSFYT, from the coding sequence ATGAAGACCTGGCTGATCAGCCTGGCTCTGTTGCTGTGTCTGCTGCTGCCGGGCAGCGATGTGTGGGCACAGAACCTGCCGCCCTTCCCGCAGATGCCGCTGGGCTCGGGGCTGCCTGCCGTGACCGTCCAGACCGGTCCGCACGGCGAGCAGACCTGGACCCTGTCCATGCAGCTGCTGGCCCTGATGACGGTGCTGACCCTGCTGCCGGCCCTGATCCTGATGATGACCTCGTTCACCCGGATCATCATCGTGCTGTCTTTTCTGCGCCAGGCGCTGGGCACCAACCAGACGCCGTCCAACCAGATCCTGCTGGGACTGGCGCTGTTCCTGACCCTGTTCATCATGACCCCGGTGCTGGACCAGTCCTATACCCAGGGCTTCAAGCCCTACATGGCCGGCACCCTCAGCGCCGAGCAGGCCATGCCGCTGGCCCTGGCGCCCTTCAAGCATTTCATGGTCGAACAGACCCGTGATCCGGACCTGCAGCTGTTCAGCAAGCTGGCGCATCAAGGGCCTTATGCCGCCAACGCGGACATTCCCTTGCGCGTACTGGTGCCGTCCTTTGTGACCAGCGAGCTGAAAACGGCTTTCGAGATGAGCTTTCTGCTCTATATCCCGTTTCTTATCATCGACCTCATCGTGGCCAGTGTGCTGATGTCGATGGGCATGATGATGCTGTCACCGACCCTGATCTCGCTGCCCTTCAAGATCCTGCTGTTCGTGCTGGTCGATGGCTGGTCGCTGCTGCTGGGCACCCTGGCCGGCAGTTTCTACACATGA
- a CDS encoding flagellar basal body-associated FliL family protein, protein MSAPEPSVAPPVAKSKISLLNIILVILMVVILAMLGLVYRALQNNNHARPAVAQQAAPAADPAYLPLDPPFIVNFQEQDGLHLLQVGISLMSHDAATIAAAKSANTVIRNDLLLMLSDQDFNTLSGAQGKLQLQQHALDVVRKAVPAAAGHKGIEAVYFTSFVMQ, encoded by the coding sequence ATGTCAGCTCCGGAACCCTCCGTCGCACCGCCCGTCGCCAAATCCAAGATCTCGCTGCTCAATATCATTCTGGTGATTCTGATGGTGGTGATTCTGGCCATGCTGGGCCTGGTCTACCGTGCGCTGCAGAACAACAATCATGCCCGACCTGCCGTTGCGCAGCAGGCCGCGCCCGCCGCCGACCCGGCCTATCTGCCACTGGACCCTCCGTTTATCGTGAACTTCCAGGAGCAGGACGGTCTGCACCTGCTGCAGGTCGGCATCAGCCTGATGTCCCATGACGCGGCCACCATCGCCGCGGCCAAGAGCGCCAATACGGTGATCCGCAACGACTTGCTGCTGATGCTCAGTGACCAGGATTTCAATACCCTCAGTGGCGCGCAGGGCAAGCTGCAATTGCAGCAGCACGCCCTGGACGTGGTGCGCAAGGCAGTGCCCGCCGCCGCCGGGCACAAGGGCATCGAAGCGGTGTACTTCACCAGCTTCGTGATGCAGTAA
- the fliN gene encoding flagellar motor switch protein FliN, with protein sequence MDEVSGEVNLDVILDVPVTISMEVGQTKISIRNLLQLNQGSVVELDRTAGEPLDVRVNGTLVAHGEVVVINEKFGIRLTDVVSPAERVKKLR encoded by the coding sequence ATGGACGAGGTCAGCGGCGAAGTCAATCTGGATGTGATCCTGGACGTGCCGGTCACCATTTCGATGGAAGTCGGCCAGACCAAGATCAGCATCCGCAATCTGCTGCAGCTCAACCAGGGCTCGGTGGTCGAACTGGACCGCACGGCCGGCGAGCCGCTGGATGTGCGGGTCAACGGCACCCTGGTGGCCCACGGTGAAGTCGTGGTCATCAACGAAAAATTCGGCATCCGTCTGACCGACGTGGTCAGCCCGGCCGAACGGGTCAAGAAACTGCGATGA